A window of Variovorax paradoxus EPS genomic DNA:
ATGGTCGGTGGAGAACAGTTCCGAGCGCAGCGCGTGCGCGTTCGTGAGGTTGCCGTTGTGCACGAGCACGATGCCGAAGGGCGCGTTCACGTAGAAGGGCTGCGCCTCTTCCTCGCTGTAGGCATTTCCGGCGGTCGGGTAGCGGACCTGGCCCAGGCCTACATTGCCCGGCAGCCCGCGCATGTTGCGGGTGCGGAACACGTCGCGCACCATGCCCTTGGCCTTGTGCATGAAGAACTTGCGTTCCAGCAAGGTCACGATGCCGGCCGCGTCCTGGCCGCGATGCTGCAGGAGCAGCAGCGCGTCATAGAGCAACTGGTTGACGGGTGCGTTGCTGACAACGCCGACGATTCCACACATGAGCGATTCCTTCAGGGCAGGTAGCTTGCCAACTTTTCAGGCAGCGCGGGTTTCAGGCCCTGCAATGCCGCATCGAGAACACCGGCACTGAGCGAGTCGCGCCACCAGGCACTGTCGCTCAACACCAGCAAATGAACAATGACTGCCAGCACGAGCAGGGCCACTGCGCCCCGCGCCGCACCGAAGGCAGCTCCCAAAATCCGGTCCACGGGCCGAAGGCCCACCACGGTGATCAGCTTGCGCGTGAGGGCCGCAACGAGCCCCACACCGAACGCCACTCCCACGAACACCAGCACGAAGGCCAACGGATAACGCCACGTCGCCTGCGGCTCGCCGAACGGCAGCCACGCCGCCACATCGGAAGCCAGCCACTGGGCGGCGATGAATGCAGCCACCCAACCCGCCAGCGAAATCACTTCGAACACCAGCCCCCGCATGAGGCCGAACAGCATCGACACCACGATGAGCGTGACGGCGATCCAGTCGAGCAGGGCCACGGCAACAGGCGCCTGCGTTTACAACGTGAGGATCGCGGCCGGCAAAGACAAGCCCTTGACCTTTTCCGCGGCCTTGTCCGCTTCGGCACGCGACGCGAAGGGGCCGACACGCACACGCGTGCGCTCGCCATCGGCCGTCTTGGCAACGTGAACGTAGGTCTTGAGGCCGGCGCGCTCCAGCTTCTGCCGGACTTCGCGCGCCTTGTCGGCATCGGCGAAGGCGCCGACTTGCACGATGAAGCGGCCGGCAGCCTCGTCGGCGGCGGCAGGCTTGGGCGTGGCGCTGATGGGCTTGCCTTCGAGCAAGGCCCGGGCGCGTGCACCATCGTCCGCCGAGGCAGCGGGCTTGGGCTCCGGCTTCGGCTTGGCCTCGGGTTTCGGTTCAGGCTTTGGCTTGGGTTCCGGCTTGACTTCGGCCTTGGGTTCCGGCTTTGGCTTGACCTCCGGCTTCGGCTCGGGTTTTGGCTCGGGCTTGGGTTTGGTCTCGACGGCAGGCGGCGTGCTGGCCACCGGCTTGCCGGAGTCGATCACCGTGCCGTCGGCGGTCTCGGTGATCATGCCGCCGGCCGAGGAGGCGGCCGCCACGCGGGAACTGCTTTCGGGTGCGGTCGGTGCGCTGCTCGTCGCAGGAGGCGTTGCAGGTGCGGCGGGCACCGGCAGCGGCTTGATCTTGTTGCGGTCCGGAATCTCGATGGGGATGTCGACCGACACGGGGCGCGGCTGGGTGTCGAACAGCAGCGGGAATCCGATCACGCCCAGCAGCACCAGCACCGCGGCGCCGAGCAGCCGGTGGCGCGCGCGCCGACGCATGGTTTCGACACTTTCCGCAGGGACGGCCGCCGGGGCGCTGCGTCCTTCGTTGCCTTGTGGGCCGCGCGTGCGGAACTTGAAAAACGCCATGAAGTTCGATCCCTGAAGGAGTGCAGCGAGGTGATGCCAGATGGTGCGGAGACCTGTCGGTCAGCCGCCCGGCGACAGGTGTTTGGCTTGCAGCCGGGGGGTGCCGTTTTCGAGCACGCCACCCACGGTGAAGAACGATCCGAAGACCACGATTCTATCAGCGGGGTCTGCGTGCTCGATGGCCGCGCGCAACGCGTCCATGGGGCTTGCGTGCACGCTCGCGGAGGCGTCGGCGCGGGTGTTCTGCGCCTGCCAGGCGGCCTGCAGATCGGCACCCTTGGCGGCCCGTGCGGTCGGCAGGTCGGTGAAGTACCAGCGGTCGATCAGCGGGCCGATGCGCGCCAGGATCGGCGCGAGGTCCTTGTCGGCCATGATGCCGAACACGCCGTGCGTCGTGGGAAAGAAACCCATCGCATCGAGGTTCTCGGCGAGCGCCGCGACCGCGTGTGCGTTGTGCGCCACATCGAGCACCAGCGCGGGCTCGCCCGGCACGATCTGGAAGCGCCCCGGCAACTCGACCATCGCGAGACCGTTGCGCACCGCTTGCGCCGTGATCGGCAATTGCGGACGCAGCGCCTCGAGCGCCGCGAGCACGCCCGCGGCATTGATGAGCTGGTTGGCGCCACGCAGCGCCGGATAGGCCAGCCCGCTGTAGCGCCGCCCGCGGCCCGACCAGCCCCACTGCTGCTTGTCGCCCGACACGTTGAAGTCGGCCCCGAAGCGCCAGAGGTCGGCGCCGATGGCGTTCGCATGATCGATCACGCTCTGCGGCGGCATCGGATCGCTCACGATGGCCGGCTTGCCGGCGCGCAGGACGCCGGCCTTCTCGAAGCCGATGCTTTCGCGGTCGGGGCCGAGATAGTCCATGTGGTCCAGGTCGATGCTGGTGATGACCGCGCAGTCCGCATCGATGATGTTGACCGCGTCGAGCCGGCCG
This region includes:
- a CDS encoding CvpA family protein; translation: MALLDWIAVTLIVVSMLFGLMRGLVFEVISLAGWVAAFIAAQWLASDVAAWLPFGEPQATWRYPLAFVLVFVGVAFGVGLVAALTRKLITVVGLRPVDRILGAAFGAARGAVALLVLAVIVHLLVLSDSAWWRDSLSAGVLDAALQGLKPALPEKLASYLP
- a CDS encoding SPOR domain-containing protein, translated to MAFFKFRTRGPQGNEGRSAPAAVPAESVETMRRRARHRLLGAAVLVLLGVIGFPLLFDTQPRPVSVDIPIEIPDRNKIKPLPVPAAPATPPATSSAPTAPESSSRVAAASSAGGMITETADGTVIDSGKPVASTPPAVETKPKPEPKPEPKPEVKPKPEPKAEVKPEPKPKPEPKPEAKPKPEPKPAASADDGARARALLEGKPISATPKPAAADEAAGRFIVQVGAFADADKAREVRQKLERAGLKTYVHVAKTADGERTRVRVGPFASRAEADKAAEKVKGLSLPAAILTL
- the folC gene encoding bifunctional tetrahydrofolate synthase/dihydrofolate synthase; translated protein: MPASMETLNDWLARAEQLHPKNIELGLDRAKEMAGRLGLKFGCPVITVAGTNGKGSTCAMLESILTHAGYRTAVFTSPHLVHFEERLRLKGESVDASKLIASFEVVEKARGDMALTYFEFTTLGILHRMIEEKPDVAILEVGLGGRLDAVNIIDADCAVITSIDLDHMDYLGPDRESIGFEKAGVLRAGKPAIVSDPMPPQSVIDHANAIGADLWRFGADFNVSGDKQQWGWSGRGRRYSGLAYPALRGANQLINAAGVLAALEALRPQLPITAQAVRNGLAMVELPGRFQIVPGEPALVLDVAHNAHAVAALAENLDAMGFFPTTHGVFGIMADKDLAPILARIGPLIDRWYFTDLPTARAAKGADLQAAWQAQNTRADASASVHASPMDALRAAIEHADPADRIVVFGSFFTVGGVLENGTPRLQAKHLSPGG